One stretch of Francisella sp. LA112445 DNA includes these proteins:
- a CDS encoding rhodanese-like domain-containing protein, translated as MQHSQGFLKKVNEAKAKIQECTVDDIYEMNQNNSLDGILVDTREESEFANGYIPNAIHISKGIIESAIESAIPNKNQKMYFYCGGGFRSALVAETLKEMGYNNVISVDGGWRAWNAKGYPTLSPNNARPVEFLKLVNNAKSQIKECSASDLFNKMNSDNLDGVIFDVREDSEFNRFHIQGATHLSKGQIEVKIESLVPNKDQKMYLYCGSGFRSALAAHSLQQMGYTDVVSVAGGIQSWLNNNYPITQG; from the coding sequence ATGCAACACTCTCAAGGATTCTTAAAAAAAGTAAATGAAGCAAAAGCAAAAATACAAGAATGTACTGTTGATGATATTTATGAGATGAATCAGAATAATTCTCTTGATGGTATTTTGGTAGACACTCGTGAAGAGTCTGAATTTGCAAATGGCTATATCCCAAATGCAATCCATATAAGTAAAGGAATTATCGAAAGTGCTATTGAATCAGCAATACCAAACAAAAATCAAAAAATGTATTTTTACTGTGGTGGTGGTTTTAGATCTGCATTGGTTGCTGAGACATTAAAAGAAATGGGATACAACAATGTAATATCAGTTGATGGTGGATGGAGAGCATGGAATGCAAAAGGTTACCCTACTCTTTCACCAAATAATGCTAGACCAGTAGAATTTTTAAAACTTGTAAATAATGCAAAGTCTCAGATCAAAGAATGCTCAGCTAGTGATTTATTTAACAAAATGAACTCGGATAATCTTGATGGAGTAATTTTCGATGTAAGAGAAGACTCTGAATTTAATAGATTTCATATTCAAGGAGCAACTCATCTAAGTAAAGGACAAATTGAAGTCAAAATTGAGAGTCTAGTGCCAAACAAAGATCAAAAAATGTACTTATACTGTGGTAGTGGTTTCCGTTCAGCTTTAGCAGCTCATAGTTTACAACAAATGGGCTATACAGATGTTGTTTCAGTTGCTGGTGGTATCCAAAGCTGGTTAAATAATAACTATCCTATTACACAGGGCTAA
- the cphA gene encoding cyanophycin synthetase: protein MKILATNVYVGPNIYANFPVIRHEIDLGVLEEWPSAKIGEDFINGLVESLPGIQEHGCSYREHGGFVRRLREDDGTWMGHIWEHVILELQSVAGSDVTFGRTRSTGEVGQYNMVYEYKQRDVGLRAMELARDLLLSLLPEYLKKEVGYSDDNFDFEYEKIRFIKFAQSKEFGPSTGSLVEAAKKRDIPYIRLNDHSLVQFGYGKYQQRIRATITGKTTSIAVDLSCDKEQTNTILSGLGLPMPKQRMVTSEEGALRAAKILGFPLVVKPLDGNHGRGISINLNTMEEIKEAFVEANKVSRYVLLEQFATGFDHRMLVVDGKLIAVAKRVPGHVVGDGKHTIAELVDIVNEDPRRGVGHEKVLTKLELDYQAKTLLNAAGYDENTILEDGQVFYLRSTANLSTGGTAIDVTDIVHPDNKDMAERAIKALGLDVGGVDFLIDDISQSYHDIGGAICECNAAPGFRMHVAPSEGKPRDVAGAVIDMLIPKEFGNARIPIAAITGTNGKTTTSRMVAHMWKNAGKVVGLTTTDGVYINGKLTVSGDTTGPASAQMVLKDPSVEMAILETARGGLLRSGMGYDYCNVGACLNISSDHLGLKGVNTLDDLAKVKSIVVQAAKDVAVLNADDPNVLKMSAKVTAKHIFYVTMNPEHALVKQHIRAGGKACIIEKGVNGDMITIFDNHVHIPVLWTHLIPATMEGKAIHNVQNSMFAIAISYSMGMSLDDVRDGLRTFVTSFYQAPGRMNWFEEHPFKVLMDYGHNPAAIKLVSQMIDNMEFAGKKICVLASPGDRRDEDIIEIAATAAPYYDYFICKRDDTLRGRAPDEVPRILKESLINSGVSANNIETIESEKEAVDAALAMAQEGDLVVIFADKLKRTWKQIIYFNKDKEETDKDDKPEKKEMFSASVIAQDASLSEEISEVIKAGIIADESGIRVVYEEEDND, encoded by the coding sequence ATGAAGATACTGGCTACTAATGTGTATGTTGGTCCTAATATTTATGCAAATTTCCCTGTTATAAGACATGAGATTGATCTTGGTGTATTAGAAGAGTGGCCTTCGGCTAAAATAGGTGAAGATTTTATCAATGGGCTTGTAGAAAGTTTACCTGGAATCCAAGAGCATGGGTGTTCTTATAGAGAGCATGGAGGCTTTGTACGTAGACTTAGAGAAGATGATGGCACTTGGATGGGACATATCTGGGAGCATGTTATATTAGAACTTCAAAGTGTAGCTGGTAGTGATGTAACTTTTGGTCGTACACGATCTACTGGAGAAGTTGGTCAGTATAATATGGTTTATGAATATAAGCAAAGAGACGTAGGTCTAAGAGCAATGGAGTTGGCTAGAGATCTATTGCTTTCTTTATTGCCTGAGTATCTTAAGAAAGAGGTTGGCTACAGTGATGATAACTTTGATTTTGAATATGAAAAAATCAGATTTATAAAGTTCGCACAAAGTAAGGAATTCGGTCCAAGTACTGGATCTCTAGTAGAAGCTGCTAAAAAAAGAGATATTCCATATATTAGGTTAAATGATCATTCTCTTGTTCAGTTTGGCTATGGTAAATATCAGCAAAGAATTAGAGCAACAATTACTGGTAAGACAACAAGTATTGCTGTTGATCTATCTTGTGACAAAGAGCAAACAAACACAATATTAAGTGGTTTAGGACTTCCTATGCCAAAGCAAAGAATGGTTACTTCCGAAGAAGGAGCTTTACGTGCAGCTAAAATCTTAGGCTTTCCATTAGTTGTTAAACCATTAGATGGTAATCATGGTAGAGGTATTTCTATAAACCTAAATACTATGGAAGAAATCAAAGAAGCATTTGTCGAAGCTAATAAGGTTTCTCGCTACGTTCTGCTTGAGCAGTTTGCGACTGGTTTTGATCATAGAATGCTAGTAGTAGATGGTAAGTTAATAGCTGTTGCTAAAAGAGTTCCTGGCCATGTTGTAGGTGATGGGAAACATACAATTGCTGAGCTTGTAGATATTGTTAATGAAGATCCTCGCAGAGGTGTTGGGCATGAAAAAGTTCTAACAAAACTTGAACTTGACTACCAAGCAAAAACATTACTTAATGCTGCAGGATATGACGAAAATACAATCTTAGAAGATGGTCAAGTTTTTTACTTAAGATCTACAGCAAATTTATCTACTGGAGGAACAGCAATAGATGTGACAGATATAGTACATCCAGATAATAAAGATATGGCAGAAAGAGCCATTAAAGCTTTAGGTCTTGATGTTGGTGGTGTAGATTTTCTTATTGATGATATCTCGCAATCTTATCATGATATTGGAGGTGCTATTTGTGAGTGTAATGCAGCACCAGGCTTTAGAATGCACGTGGCTCCAAGTGAAGGTAAGCCAAGAGATGTTGCTGGTGCGGTTATCGATATGCTTATTCCAAAAGAGTTTGGTAATGCAAGAATTCCAATTGCTGCAATTACAGGGACTAATGGTAAAACTACAACATCACGTATGGTTGCTCATATGTGGAAAAATGCTGGTAAAGTTGTTGGTCTGACAACTACTGATGGTGTTTATATAAATGGTAAGCTTACAGTATCTGGCGATACTACAGGTCCAGCATCAGCTCAGATGGTTTTAAAAGATCCATCTGTAGAAATGGCTATTTTAGAAACTGCTAGAGGTGGTTTACTTAGAAGTGGTATGGGTTATGACTATTGTAATGTAGGTGCTTGTCTAAATATCTCATCTGATCATTTAGGATTAAAAGGTGTAAATACTTTAGATGATCTAGCAAAAGTTAAGAGTATTGTTGTTCAAGCTGCTAAAGATGTAGCAGTTTTGAATGCTGATGACCCTAATGTATTGAAAATGTCAGCAAAAGTTACAGCTAAACATATTTTCTATGTAACTATGAACCCTGAGCATGCTTTAGTTAAACAACATATTAGAGCTGGTGGTAAAGCTTGTATTATTGAAAAAGGTGTTAATGGCGATATGATTACAATTTTTGATAATCATGTTCACATCCCTGTGTTATGGACTCACCTGATTCCAGCAACGATGGAAGGTAAGGCTATTCATAACGTTCAAAACTCTATGTTTGCTATAGCTATTTCATATAGTATGGGTATGAGCTTAGATGATGTTAGAGATGGTCTAAGAACATTTGTTACATCATTCTACCAAGCACCTGGTCGTATGAATTGGTTTGAAGAGCATCCGTTTAAGGTATTAATGGATTATGGGCATAACCCTGCGGCAATAAAATTAGTCAGCCAAATGATTGATAATATGGAATTTGCGGGTAAGAAAATATGTGTTTTAGCTTCACCAGGTGATAGAAGAGATGAGGATATTATAGAAATAGCAGCAACAGCAGCTCCTTATTATGACTATTTTATCTGTAAGAGAGATGACACTCTAAGAGGTAGAGCACCTGATGAAGTACCAAGAATTCTTAAAGAATCTTTAATCAATTCTGGAGTTTCTGCAAATAATATAGAAACTATAGAAAGTGAAAAAGAGGCTGTAGATGCTGCTTTAGCTATGGCTCAAGAAGGTGACTTGGTAGTTATTTTTGCAGATAAACTAAAAAGAACTTGGAAGCAGATTATCTATTTTAATAAAGATAAGGAAGAAACGGATAAAGATGATAAGCCTGAAAAGAAAGAAATGTTCTCTGCATCTGTAATTGCTCAAGATGCTAGTTTATCAGAAGAAATATCAGAAGTTATAAAAGCTGGTATTATTGCTGATGAGAGTGGCATAAGAGTCGTATATGAAGAAGAGGATAATGACTAG
- the ispF gene encoding 2-C-methyl-D-erythritol 2,4-cyclodiphosphate synthase, whose protein sequence is MFRVGHGYDVHKFTDQKQNIIIGGIEIPYHLGLEAHSDGDVLIHALCDAILGALGLGDIGRHFPDTDSQYKNTDSKFFLAEIKKMLDEKSYHIGNIDCTIVAQAPKMLPHIETMKSCLANILDIEINQINIKATTTEKLGFVGRKEGIATHVVCLLHRI, encoded by the coding sequence ATGTTTCGAGTAGGTCATGGTTATGATGTCCATAAATTCACAGATCAAAAGCAAAACATCATCATTGGTGGTATAGAAATTCCCTATCATTTAGGTCTAGAAGCTCATTCTGACGGTGATGTACTTATTCATGCATTATGTGATGCTATACTTGGTGCCTTAGGGCTTGGTGATATTGGCAGACACTTCCCAGATACTGATAGTCAATATAAAAATACTGATAGCAAATTTTTCCTAGCTGAAATAAAAAAAATGTTAGATGAAAAAAGCTACCATATTGGCAATATTGACTGCACTATAGTTGCTCAAGCTCCAAAGATGTTACCTCATATTGAAACTATGAAATCTTGTCTAGCAAATATATTAGATATAGAAATTAATCAAATAAATATCAAAGCTACCACTACTGAGAAATTAGGTTTCGTTGGTAGAAAAGAAGGTATTGCTACTCATGTAGTTTGTTTACTGCATAGAATCTAA
- a CDS encoding Mur ligase family protein has product MIPEGYSRRLVGPNLFFKETGTVLDVPLVKNREELTKLFYQEAEKFLPALGWEQIKITHKFFNNGVRFAFIAPVDITMPACDVIDFAWLSAREGFETGKFKSIEEAKKELMPAIDEDKNLTYRKLYELAKSKGFNAFRDKNKAFIGSGTGCYEFDLTKDSIDDIKWKDIYDIPAVIVTGTNGKTTTVRLTDYICRIAGKVTGYTSTDWVKVNDELIDEGDYSGPTGHQFVLTNKKVEVALLESARGGLLKRGLIETFVNAAAVTNVSADHLGEDGIETVAELAEAKSIVFRTMGKGSHAIINLDNAYMKERFDTLDCDKIVVTQNPQDHNMEYYLSKADYACIVENGNFVWVDGDSKTTIIPVADAPLTVRGFAKHNIENAMIAVCLSFKLGIDLDTVAKALKSYTNDTKVNRGRANIFEWDNKVAVVDYAHNEAGIDALLNMMKAYDKGGKTYLMIGTTGDRKYLIPGINDVILKHNIDFIVLKETEMYLRGAEPMELPLLIRKDLDDKGFDISKTYVSHGELEGVKYIVDKLEDNDMAILCCQAEVADVIEYLEKLV; this is encoded by the coding sequence ATGATTCCTGAAGGTTATTCACGTAGGCTTGTAGGACCTAATCTATTTTTTAAAGAAACTGGAACTGTTCTAGATGTTCCTTTAGTAAAAAATAGAGAAGAGCTAACAAAATTATTCTATCAAGAGGCAGAGAAGTTTTTACCGGCTTTAGGATGGGAGCAAATTAAAATAACACATAAATTTTTTAATAATGGTGTTAGATTTGCTTTTATTGCTCCAGTTGATATAACAATGCCTGCTTGTGATGTTATAGACTTTGCTTGGTTGTCTGCTCGAGAAGGTTTTGAAACTGGTAAATTTAAATCTATTGAAGAAGCTAAAAAAGAGCTTATGCCAGCGATTGATGAAGATAAAAATCTAACTTATCGTAAGTTATATGAGCTTGCTAAATCAAAAGGCTTTAATGCTTTTAGAGATAAGAACAAAGCTTTTATAGGTTCTGGTACAGGTTGTTATGAATTTGATTTAACTAAAGATTCAATAGATGATATTAAATGGAAGGATATATATGATATACCAGCTGTGATCGTTACAGGTACAAATGGTAAAACTACTACTGTTAGACTTACTGACTATATTTGTAGAATAGCAGGTAAAGTTACAGGCTATACTTCTACAGATTGGGTTAAGGTAAATGATGAGCTGATTGATGAAGGCGATTATTCTGGTCCAACGGGGCATCAGTTTGTTTTAACAAATAAAAAAGTAGAAGTAGCGTTATTAGAATCTGCTAGAGGTGGATTGTTAAAAAGAGGACTAATTGAGACTTTTGTAAATGCAGCTGCTGTAACAAATGTGTCTGCAGATCATCTAGGTGAAGACGGTATTGAAACAGTTGCTGAACTAGCAGAAGCTAAATCAATTGTTTTTCGTACTATGGGTAAAGGTTCTCATGCTATCATCAACCTTGATAACGCATATATGAAAGAAAGATTTGATACTCTTGATTGCGACAAGATAGTAGTTACTCAGAATCCTCAAGATCATAATATGGAATATTATTTATCAAAAGCTGACTATGCTTGTATTGTTGAAAATGGTAATTTTGTTTGGGTTGATGGAGATTCAAAAACAACTATTATACCTGTAGCAGATGCACCTTTGACAGTTAGAGGATTTGCTAAGCATAATATAGAAAATGCAATGATTGCTGTTTGCTTATCATTTAAGTTAGGTATTGATTTAGATACTGTAGCTAAGGCTCTTAAAAGCTATACAAATGATACAAAGGTAAATAGAGGTCGAGCAAATATCTTTGAGTGGGATAATAAAGTAGCTGTAGTTGATTATGCTCATAATGAGGCTGGGATTGATGCTTTATTAAATATGATGAAAGCATATGATAAAGGTGGTAAAACTTATCTAATGATTGGTACTACTGGAGATCGTAAATATTTAATACCTGGTATTAATGATGTGATTTTAAAGCATAATATAGATTTTATTGTTTTAAAAGAAACAGAGATGTATTTACGTGGTGCTGAACCAATGGAGTTGCCTCTACTAATACGTAAAGATCTAGATGATAAGGGCTTTGATATATCTAAGACATATGTTTCTCATGGAGAGCTTGAGGGTGTTAAATATATAGTTGATAAGCTTGAAGATAATGATATGGCTATCTTGTGTTGTCAGGCAGAAGTTGCGGATGTTATTGAGTATCTAGAAAAACTAGTATAA
- a CDS encoding competence/damage-inducible protein A produces the protein MKYDFGFIAIGDEITDGDITNTNSGVFAKHLVAKDFNIGFHISCKDDSQDIISSLDFLKTEHKNIITIGGLGPTEDDLTTQTIASFFNEDLLLHQESWQKLEKRMLEKYGKITLGTQKQATFPKSAEILLNENGTANGFKLKFDTDRYIYVFPGPPRECIPMLEKLNLTNNKHDKKIIRKIWNVHNIGESFLAEKLQTIKNEYSFVTFKYRITDSFVELKYFYPQGCPYSSSIINKVEEILKDYLD, from the coding sequence ATGAAATATGATTTTGGATTTATCGCCATCGGTGATGAAATAACTGATGGCGATATAACTAACACTAACTCCGGTGTATTTGCAAAGCATCTTGTAGCTAAAGATTTTAATATTGGATTTCATATTAGTTGTAAGGATGACTCACAAGATATTATATCTAGTTTAGACTTTCTAAAAACTGAGCATAAAAATATTATTACCATAGGTGGTTTAGGACCAACTGAGGATGATTTAACAACACAAACAATAGCTAGTTTTTTTAATGAGGACCTTTTACTACATCAAGAATCATGGCAAAAACTTGAAAAAAGAATGCTTGAAAAATATGGCAAAATTACCCTAGGTACGCAAAAGCAAGCGACCTTCCCTAAATCTGCCGAGATTCTATTAAATGAAAACGGTACAGCAAATGGGTTTAAGCTAAAGTTTGACACTGATAGGTATATATATGTATTTCCAGGTCCTCCTAGAGAATGTATCCCTATGCTTGAAAAGCTTAATCTAACAAACAACAAACATGATAAAAAAATTATTCGTAAAATATGGAATGTACATAATATTGGCGAGAGCTTTCTAGCTGAAAAACTACAAACTATAAAAAATGAATATTCTTTTGTAACTTTTAAATACAGAATCACCGACTCATTTGTAGAGCTAAAATACTTCTATCCACAGGGATGTCCGTATAGTAGTAGCATAATAAATAAAGTAGAAGAAATATTAAAAGATTATCTAGATTAA